The Kitasatospora setae KM-6054 genome contains a region encoding:
- a CDS encoding ABC-F family ATP-binding cassette domain-containing protein, with protein MAQPTTSILCTDLGFEWPDGRPVLSGFHLAVGPGRTGLVGLNGAGKSTLLRLIAGELTPTAGTVRVAGELAYLPQDLTVAADRRVDETLGIRAQREALHAIESGDVDERHFTAVGDDWDVEERARATLDRLGLDQLDLDRTTGELSGGQAVLLHLAALLLRRPDVLLLDEPTNNLDGQARARLYDAVAGFPGVLLLVSHDRELLERVDQIADLRDGGVTWYGGNFSAYQEALENAQETAERLVRNAEADVKRQKRDLVEASQRLAKSAAYGKQRSVRRNDPKALADKLQGKGEETAGRLRGMHTERLNEAKERLATAEEAVRDDAEIRIDLPRTAVPPGRTVLTLDGVRLAHGGRGRIDLELRGPERIALVGRNGSGKTTLLRTIAGDLAPAEGLVATPVQLRHLPQRLDVLDDGRTVFQNVKAHAPAATDNEVRARLARFLFRGARADQPAGTLSGGERFRATLAALLLADPPPQLLLLDEPTNNLDLASVRQLTQALAGYRGTLIVASHDRPFLREIGITRWLEWDGGELRPTDPS; from the coding sequence ATGGCGCAACCCACCACCTCGATCCTCTGCACCGACCTCGGCTTCGAGTGGCCCGACGGCCGCCCGGTGCTGAGCGGTTTCCACCTCGCCGTGGGCCCGGGCCGCACCGGCCTGGTCGGCCTCAACGGCGCCGGCAAGTCCACGCTGCTGCGGCTGATCGCCGGCGAGCTCACCCCCACCGCCGGCACCGTCCGGGTCGCGGGCGAACTCGCCTACCTGCCACAGGACCTGACGGTCGCCGCCGACCGCCGGGTCGACGAGACGCTCGGCATCCGCGCCCAGCGCGAGGCCCTGCACGCCATCGAGTCCGGAGACGTGGACGAGCGCCACTTCACCGCGGTCGGCGACGACTGGGACGTCGAGGAGCGCGCCCGCGCCACCCTCGACCGGCTCGGCCTCGACCAGCTCGACCTCGACCGCACCACCGGCGAACTCTCCGGCGGCCAGGCCGTCCTGCTGCACCTCGCCGCCCTGCTGCTGCGCCGCCCCGACGTCCTGCTGCTCGACGAGCCCACCAACAACCTGGACGGCCAGGCCCGGGCCCGGCTGTACGACGCGGTGGCCGGCTTCCCCGGCGTGCTGCTGCTGGTCAGCCACGACCGCGAACTGCTGGAGCGGGTCGACCAGATCGCCGACCTGCGGGACGGCGGGGTCACCTGGTACGGCGGCAACTTCAGCGCCTACCAGGAGGCGCTGGAGAACGCCCAGGAGACCGCCGAACGCCTGGTCCGCAACGCCGAGGCCGACGTCAAGCGCCAGAAGCGCGACCTGGTCGAGGCCAGTCAGCGGCTCGCCAAGTCCGCCGCCTACGGCAAGCAGCGCTCGGTCCGGCGCAACGACCCCAAGGCGCTGGCCGACAAGCTCCAGGGCAAGGGCGAGGAGACCGCCGGCCGGCTGCGCGGCATGCACACCGAACGCCTCAACGAGGCCAAGGAACGCCTCGCCACCGCCGAGGAGGCCGTCCGCGACGACGCCGAGATCCGGATCGACCTGCCCCGCACCGCCGTCCCGCCCGGCCGCACCGTCCTCACCCTGGACGGCGTCCGGCTGGCCCACGGCGGCCGCGGCCGGATCGACCTGGAACTGCGCGGCCCCGAGCGGATCGCCCTGGTCGGCCGCAACGGCTCCGGCAAGACCACCCTGCTGCGCACCATCGCCGGCGACCTCGCCCCCGCCGAGGGCCTGGTCGCCACCCCGGTCCAACTCCGCCACCTCCCGCAGCGGCTGGACGTGCTGGACGACGGGCGGACGGTCTTCCAGAACGTCAAGGCGCACGCCCCCGCCGCCACCGACAACGAGGTCCGGGCCCGGCTGGCGCGCTTCCTGTTCCGCGGCGCCCGGGCCGACCAGCCGGCCGGCACCCTCTCCGGCGGCGAGCGCTTCCGGGCCACCCTGGCCGCCCTGCTGCTGGCCGACCCGCCGCCGCAGCTGCTGCTGCTCGACGAGCCGACCAACAACCTCGACCTGGCCAGCGTCCGCCAGCTCACCCAGGCCCTGGCCGGCTATCGCGGCACCCTGATCGTCGCCAGCCACGACCGCCCCTTCCTCCGGGAGATCGGCATCACCCGCTGGCTGGAGTGGGACGGGGGTGAACTGCGCCCGACCGACCCGAGCTGA
- a CDS encoding ABC-F family ATP-binding cassette domain-containing protein, which produces MTATLVVKDLAAGHGERTLFSGLDLVVAPGDVIGLVGVNGAGKSTLLRLLAGLDAPEGGSLKLSPPTANVGHLPQEPERREGESVRDFLARRTGVAAAQAALDEATEGLVEGRPGADDAYAESLDRWLELGGADLEERAEEVAGSLGLKVSLDLPMTALSGGQAARAGLASLLLSRYDVFLLDEPTNDLDLDGLERLEAFVKGLRAGTVLISHDREFLARTVTRVLELDLHQGQVNVYGGGYEAYLEERAISRRHAREQYEDYADTKAGLEARAQMQRNWMENGVRNARRKGGDNDKKARAQRAESTEKQAAKARQTQRMIERLDVVEEPRKEWELRMEIAAAPRSGSVVATLRGAAVKRGGFAFGPVDLQVDWADRVAITGANGAGKSTLLAALLGRLELDSGSAALGSGVRVGEVEQARGHLFGGDAGRPLLEAFSAAVPELNPEDVRTLLAKFGLKAVHVLRPAGTLSPGERTRAALALLQARGVNLLVLDEPTNHLDLPAIEQLEAALASYTGTLLLVTHDRRMLEAVQVNRRLVVADGKVGEV; this is translated from the coding sequence ATGACTGCCACTCTCGTCGTCAAGGACCTCGCCGCCGGCCACGGCGAGCGCACGCTGTTCTCCGGGCTGGACCTGGTCGTCGCCCCCGGGGACGTGATCGGCCTGGTCGGGGTGAACGGCGCGGGCAAGTCCACCCTGCTGCGCCTGCTCGCCGGGCTGGACGCCCCGGAGGGCGGCAGCCTCAAGCTGAGCCCGCCGACCGCGAACGTCGGCCACCTGCCGCAGGAGCCGGAGCGCCGGGAGGGCGAGTCGGTGCGCGACTTCCTGGCCCGCCGCACCGGCGTCGCGGCCGCCCAGGCCGCGCTGGACGAGGCCACCGAGGGCCTGGTCGAGGGCCGCCCGGGCGCGGACGACGCGTACGCGGAGAGCCTGGACCGCTGGCTGGAGCTGGGCGGCGCGGACCTGGAGGAGCGCGCCGAGGAGGTGGCCGGCTCGCTGGGCCTGAAGGTCTCGCTCGACCTGCCGATGACGGCGCTGTCCGGCGGCCAGGCGGCCCGCGCGGGCCTGGCCTCGCTGCTGCTGTCGCGCTACGACGTGTTCCTGCTGGACGAGCCCACCAACGACCTGGACCTGGACGGCCTGGAGCGGCTGGAGGCGTTCGTGAAGGGCCTGCGCGCGGGCACCGTGCTGATCAGCCACGACCGCGAGTTCCTGGCCCGCACCGTCACCCGGGTCCTCGAACTCGACCTGCACCAGGGCCAGGTGAACGTGTACGGCGGCGGCTACGAGGCGTACCTGGAGGAGCGGGCGATCTCCCGCCGGCACGCCCGCGAGCAGTACGAGGACTACGCGGACACCAAGGCGGGCCTGGAGGCCCGCGCCCAGATGCAGCGCAACTGGATGGAGAACGGCGTCCGCAACGCCCGCCGCAAGGGCGGCGACAACGACAAGAAGGCCCGCGCGCAGCGCGCCGAGTCGACCGAGAAGCAGGCCGCGAAGGCCCGGCAGACCCAGCGGATGATCGAGCGCCTCGACGTGGTGGAGGAGCCCCGCAAGGAGTGGGAGCTGCGGATGGAGATCGCCGCCGCGCCGCGCTCCGGCTCGGTGGTGGCCACCCTGCGGGGGGCCGCGGTGAAGCGCGGCGGGTTCGCGTTCGGCCCGGTCGACCTGCAGGTCGACTGGGCGGACCGGGTGGCGATCACCGGCGCGAACGGCGCGGGCAAGTCGACGCTGCTGGCGGCGCTGCTGGGCCGGCTGGAGCTGGACTCGGGCTCGGCGGCGCTGGGTTCGGGCGTGCGGGTCGGCGAGGTGGAGCAGGCCCGCGGGCACCTGTTCGGCGGCGACGCCGGGCGTCCGCTGCTGGAGGCGTTCTCGGCGGCCGTGCCGGAGCTGAACCCGGAGGACGTCCGCACCCTGCTGGCCAAGTTCGGCCTGAAGGCGGTGCACGTGCTGCGCCCGGCCGGGACGCTCTCGCCGGGCGAGCGGACCAGGGCGGCGCTGGCGCTGCTGCAGGCCCGCGGGGTGAACCTGCTGGTGCTGGACGAGCCGACCAACCACCTGGACCTGCCCGCGATCGAGCAGTTGGAGGCCGCGCTGGCCTCGTACACCGGCACCCTGCTGCTGGTCACCCACGACCGGCGGATGCTGGAGGCGGTGCAGGTCAACCGCCGGCTGGTGGTCGCGGACGGCAAGGTCGGCGAGGTCTGA
- a CDS encoding nitroreductase family protein: MADLDPSPAPSHPTTPLLPMHVPAHEATDRCRDFHRVMDQRRTVRDYSTRPLPEGVLEWAVRTAATAPSGAHVQPWRFVVITDPERKRRLREAAEAEEREFYDHRASEEWLAALAPIGTDWRKPFLEDAPAVIVVFEVHKGPNSPRPYYTKESVGIAVGFLLSALHQAGLATLTHTPSPMRFLNEVCDRPAEERAAYVIPVGYPAEDARVPDLVRKPLDEVMVRL, translated from the coding sequence ATGGCTGACCTCGACCCCTCCCCGGCGCCGTCCCACCCGACGACGCCGCTGCTCCCGATGCACGTCCCCGCCCACGAGGCGACCGACCGCTGCCGGGACTTCCACCGCGTGATGGACCAGCGCCGCACCGTGCGCGACTACTCGACCCGCCCGCTGCCCGAGGGGGTGCTGGAGTGGGCGGTGCGGACGGCGGCGACGGCGCCGAGCGGCGCGCACGTGCAGCCGTGGCGGTTCGTGGTGATCACCGATCCGGAGCGCAAGCGGCGGCTGCGGGAGGCCGCGGAGGCGGAGGAGCGCGAGTTCTACGACCACCGGGCCTCCGAGGAGTGGCTGGCGGCGCTGGCCCCGATCGGCACCGACTGGCGCAAGCCGTTCCTGGAGGACGCGCCGGCCGTGATCGTGGTGTTCGAGGTGCACAAGGGCCCGAACTCGCCGCGCCCGTACTACACCAAGGAGTCGGTGGGCATCGCGGTCGGCTTCCTGCTCTCCGCGCTGCACCAGGCGGGCCTGGCCACGCTGACCCACACCCCCAGTCCGATGCGCTTCCTGAACGAGGTCTGCGACCGCCCGGCGGAGGAGCGCGCGGCGTACGTCATCCCGGTCGGCTACCCGGCCGAGGACGCCCGGGTGCCGGACCTGGTCCGCAAGCCGCTGGACGAGGTGATGGTGCGGCTCTGA
- a CDS encoding GNAT family N-acetyltransferase yields MSHSADAPDTAVRPVSTGRPPELLPLGNGAHLRRRRLADAAALNAAVIANLDHLRPWMPWARTVPTLAESEQLSASGEQVWDRGTDFMYLLGLDAEPALVIGGFGLHGRIGPGALEIGYWVHREHTGRGLATAAARALTDAALALPGITRAEIHCDESNAASAAVPRRLGYALDRIDLAEPTAPAETGRKMIWVTGA; encoded by the coding sequence ATGAGCCACTCCGCCGACGCTCCTGACACCGCCGTGCGCCCGGTCAGCACCGGCCGCCCGCCCGAGCTGCTGCCCCTCGGCAACGGCGCGCACCTGCGCCGCCGCCGGCTGGCGGACGCCGCGGCGCTGAACGCCGCGGTGATCGCCAACCTCGACCACCTGCGGCCGTGGATGCCCTGGGCCCGCACGGTGCCGACGCTGGCCGAGAGCGAGCAGCTCTCGGCCAGCGGCGAGCAGGTCTGGGACCGGGGCACCGACTTCATGTACCTGCTCGGTCTGGACGCGGAACCGGCCCTGGTGATCGGCGGCTTCGGCCTGCACGGCCGGATCGGCCCCGGCGCGCTGGAGATCGGCTACTGGGTGCACCGGGAGCACACCGGCCGCGGCCTGGCCACCGCCGCCGCCCGCGCGCTGACCGACGCGGCGCTGGCCCTGCCCGGGATCACCCGGGCCGAGATCCACTGCGACGAGTCGAACGCCGCCAGCGCCGCCGTGCCGCGCCGGCTCGGCTACGCGCTGGACCGGATCGACCTGGCGGAGCCCACCGCCCCGGCCGAGACCGGCCGCAAGATGATCTGGGTGACCGGCGCCTGA
- a CDS encoding TetR/AcrR family transcriptional regulator, with the protein MDSPPVNLIPFGRPPAERADAARNREALLCTARAMIAEAGVDQVTMDGLAERAGLGKGTVFRRFGTRAGIFRALLDAEEYRFQEQVLAGPPPLGPGADPVDRLIAYGRARTSFLLDRRDIARAGLERKGPVPPLVGAGFSHPHIRMLLGQAGLGLPDPDTLAVQLTSALDGPALLFLTADRLPPEPSGPCGGGELDTRLGDSWQTLVERLARR; encoded by the coding sequence ATGGACAGCCCCCCGGTGAACCTGATCCCGTTCGGCCGGCCCCCCGCCGAGCGGGCGGACGCCGCCCGCAACCGCGAAGCCCTGCTCTGCACCGCCCGCGCGATGATCGCGGAGGCCGGGGTCGACCAGGTCACCATGGACGGCCTCGCCGAACGGGCCGGCCTCGGCAAGGGCACCGTCTTCCGCCGCTTCGGCACCCGGGCCGGGATCTTCCGCGCCCTGCTCGACGCCGAGGAGTACCGCTTCCAGGAGCAGGTGCTCGCGGGCCCCCCGCCGCTCGGCCCCGGCGCCGACCCGGTCGACCGGCTGATCGCCTACGGCCGCGCCCGGACGTCCTTCCTGCTGGACCGCCGCGACATCGCCCGGGCCGGACTGGAGCGCAAGGGCCCCGTCCCGCCACTGGTCGGCGCCGGCTTCTCGCACCCGCACATCCGGATGCTGCTCGGCCAGGCCGGCCTCGGCCTCCCCGACCCGGACACCCTCGCCGTCCAGCTGACCAGCGCGCTCGACGGCCCCGCCCTGCTCTTCCTGACCGCCGACCGGCTGCCGCCCGAACCGTCCGGGCCCTGCGGCGGCGGCGAGCTCGACACCCGGCTCGGCGACAGCTGGCAGACGCTGGTCGAACGGCTCGCCCGGCGCTGA
- a CDS encoding FMN-dependent NADH-azoreductase: MHLFRLDASIIPGTSTSSELAGTAEAAWAAAHPEGTVTRRNLGTDPLPGDAWTHATLGAFTPEDQRSAEQRAAVALGAELAEELRSADAAIIAVPLYNWGVSQHFKTWVDLVIAGAGPTDELLKDKPVVLATSLGGGFAPGTPREGWDHSTPYLERILRDVWGADLTTVRRELTLAQVNPAMESLRGLAAEYHTQALEAADAAGKALVRG, encoded by the coding sequence ATGCACCTGTTCCGCCTGGACGCCAGCATCATCCCCGGCACCTCGACCAGCTCCGAGCTGGCCGGCACCGCCGAGGCCGCGTGGGCCGCCGCCCACCCGGAGGGCACCGTCACCCGCCGCAACCTGGGCACCGACCCGCTGCCCGGCGACGCCTGGACGCACGCCACCCTCGGCGCCTTCACCCCCGAGGACCAGCGCTCCGCCGAGCAGCGCGCCGCCGTCGCGCTCGGCGCCGAGCTCGCCGAGGAGCTGCGCTCCGCCGACGCCGCGATCATCGCCGTGCCGCTCTACAACTGGGGCGTCTCGCAGCACTTCAAGACCTGGGTCGACCTGGTCATCGCGGGCGCCGGCCCGACCGACGAACTGCTCAAGGACAAGCCGGTCGTGCTGGCCACCTCGCTCGGCGGCGGCTTCGCCCCCGGCACCCCGCGCGAGGGCTGGGACCACTCCACCCCGTACCTGGAGCGCATCCTGCGCGACGTCTGGGGCGCCGACCTGACCACCGTCCGCCGCGAACTGACCCTGGCCCAGGTCAACCCGGCGATGGAGTCGCTGCGCGGCCTCGCCGCCGAGTACCACACCCAGGCCCTGGAGGCCGCCGACGCGGCCGGCAAGGCCCTGGTCCGCGGCTGA
- a CDS encoding NUDIX domain-containing protein gives MTDTTRRASESAELAARYPALHAPQRWEWGGMDAQFSTALPPDELVTNIHLVGFAGDDVVLCLDARGHWFLPGGTREAAESVGSCLERELREEAGARLLGPPTWIGHHLAVSEGAAPYRPWQPHPVKAWLWGWADILVDSSPTNPEDGEQVVEVRPVPPAEAQRLLTQHREPWWPELIALAVESRNS, from the coding sequence ATGACGGACACCACACGCAGAGCAAGCGAAAGCGCCGAACTGGCGGCCAGGTACCCGGCCCTGCACGCGCCGCAGCGCTGGGAGTGGGGCGGCATGGACGCCCAGTTCAGCACCGCGCTGCCACCCGACGAACTGGTCACCAACATCCACCTCGTCGGCTTCGCCGGCGACGACGTGGTCCTGTGCCTGGACGCCCGGGGCCACTGGTTCCTGCCGGGCGGCACCCGGGAGGCCGCCGAGAGCGTCGGCTCCTGCCTGGAGCGCGAACTGCGCGAGGAGGCCGGCGCCCGCCTGCTGGGCCCGCCGACCTGGATCGGCCACCACCTGGCGGTCTCCGAGGGCGCCGCCCCCTACCGCCCCTGGCAGCCGCACCCGGTCAAGGCCTGGCTCTGGGGCTGGGCCGACATCCTGGTCGACTCCTCCCCCACCAACCCGGAGGACGGCGAACAGGTCGTCGAGGTCCGCCCCGTCCCCCCCGCGGAGGCCCAGCGCCTGCTCACCCAGCACCGCGAGCCCTGGTGGCCCGAACTCATCGCCCTGGCCGTGGAGTCCCGCAACAGCTGA
- a CDS encoding Tex family protein gives MPVERKIAEELGVRENQVQAAVGLLDGGATVPFIARYRKEATGALDDTQLRTLEERLRYLRELEERRTAVLESIEAQGKLDDALRAQVLAADSKARLEDIYLPYKPKRRTKAQIAREAGLEPLADTLLADPGQDPAALAATYLGEQVADVPAALEGARAILVERFGEDADLVGSLRERMWTRGRLVAKVRDGKEQDGAKFADYFDFAEPYTKLPSHRILAMLRGEKEEVLDLELSPYDGEQEADLPGASDYEQRIAARFGIADRGRPADKWLTDTVRWAWRTRVLVRLGIDLRTRLRAEAEDEAVRVFAANLRDLLLAAPAGTRATMGLDPGFRTGVKVAVVDATGKVVAHETIYPHQPANKWDAALGTLARLAAEHRVDLVAIGNGTASRETDRLAADLIKRHPELGLTKVMVSEAGASVYSASAFASQELPGLDVSIRGAVSIARRLQDPLAELVKIDPKSIGVGQYQHDLSELKLSRSLDAVVEDCVNAVGVDVNTASAPLLTRVSGITGTLADNIVAHRDANGPFRTRRALKDVARLGPKAFEQCAGFLRIPGGDDPLDASSVHPEAYPVVRRILAATGGKIGELIGNGPVLRSLRPGDFADDTFGVPTVTDILGELDKPGRDPRPAFQTATFKDGVEKISDLEVGMVLEGVVTNVAAFGAFVDIGVHQDGLVHVSALSRNFVKDPREVVKPGDIVRAKVTAVDVQRKRIGLTLRLDDDTTPGPAGSGNRRDSRPPRQDRQGRPDRSDRRSGGNPPPAPGNSAMADALRRAGLGK, from the coding sequence ATGCCCGTCGAACGCAAGATCGCCGAAGAACTCGGCGTCCGCGAGAACCAGGTGCAGGCCGCGGTCGGCCTGCTCGACGGCGGTGCGACCGTGCCCTTCATCGCCCGCTACCGCAAGGAAGCCACCGGCGCGCTCGACGACACCCAGCTGCGCACCCTGGAGGAGCGGCTGCGGTACCTGCGCGAGCTGGAGGAGCGGCGCACCGCCGTCCTGGAGTCCATCGAGGCCCAGGGCAAGCTGGACGACGCGCTGCGCGCCCAGGTCCTCGCCGCCGACTCCAAGGCCCGGCTGGAGGACATCTACCTCCCGTACAAGCCCAAGCGGCGCACCAAGGCCCAGATCGCCCGCGAGGCCGGCCTCGAACCGCTCGCCGACACCCTGCTCGCCGACCCCGGCCAGGACCCGGCCGCGCTCGCCGCGACCTACCTCGGCGAGCAGGTCGCCGACGTGCCCGCCGCGCTGGAGGGCGCCCGGGCCATCCTGGTCGAGCGCTTCGGCGAGGACGCCGACCTGGTCGGCTCGCTGCGCGAGCGGATGTGGACCCGCGGCCGGCTGGTCGCCAAGGTCCGCGACGGCAAGGAGCAGGACGGCGCCAAGTTCGCCGACTACTTCGACTTCGCCGAGCCGTACACCAAGCTCCCCTCGCACCGGATCCTGGCCATGCTGCGCGGCGAGAAGGAGGAGGTCCTCGACCTCGAACTCTCCCCGTACGACGGCGAGCAGGAGGCCGACCTGCCCGGCGCGAGCGACTACGAGCAGCGGATCGCCGCCCGCTTCGGCATCGCCGACCGCGGCCGCCCCGCCGACAAGTGGCTCACCGACACCGTCCGCTGGGCCTGGCGCACCCGGGTGCTCGTCCGGCTCGGCATCGACCTGCGGACCAGGCTGCGCGCCGAGGCCGAGGACGAGGCCGTCCGGGTCTTCGCCGCCAACCTGCGCGACCTGCTGCTCGCCGCCCCGGCCGGCACCCGCGCCACCATGGGCCTCGACCCGGGCTTCCGCACCGGCGTCAAGGTCGCCGTCGTCGACGCCACCGGCAAGGTCGTCGCGCACGAGACGATCTACCCGCACCAGCCCGCCAACAAGTGGGACGCCGCGCTCGGCACGCTGGCCCGGCTGGCCGCCGAGCACCGGGTCGACCTGGTCGCGATCGGCAACGGCACCGCCTCCCGGGAGACCGACCGGCTCGCCGCCGACCTGATCAAGCGCCACCCCGAGCTGGGCCTGACCAAGGTGATGGTCAGCGAGGCCGGCGCCTCGGTCTACTCCGCCTCCGCGTTCGCCTCCCAGGAGCTCCCCGGCCTCGACGTCTCGATCCGCGGCGCCGTCTCGATCGCCCGCCGGCTCCAGGACCCGCTGGCCGAACTGGTCAAGATCGACCCCAAGTCGATCGGCGTCGGCCAGTACCAGCACGACCTCAGCGAGCTCAAGCTCTCCCGCTCGCTGGACGCCGTCGTCGAGGACTGCGTCAACGCCGTCGGCGTCGACGTCAACACCGCCTCCGCGCCGCTGCTCACCCGGGTCTCCGGCATCACCGGCACGCTCGCCGACAACATCGTCGCCCACCGCGACGCCAACGGGCCGTTCCGGACCCGGCGGGCGCTCAAGGACGTCGCCCGGCTCGGCCCCAAGGCGTTCGAGCAGTGCGCGGGCTTCCTGCGGATCCCCGGCGGCGACGACCCGCTGGACGCCTCCTCGGTCCACCCCGAGGCGTACCCCGTGGTCCGCCGGATCCTCGCCGCCACCGGCGGGAAGATCGGCGAACTGATCGGCAACGGCCCGGTGCTGCGCTCGCTGCGGCCCGGCGACTTCGCCGACGACACCTTCGGCGTGCCGACCGTCACCGACATCCTCGGCGAACTCGACAAGCCCGGCCGCGACCCGCGGCCCGCCTTCCAGACCGCCACCTTCAAGGACGGCGTCGAGAAGATCTCCGACCTGGAGGTCGGCATGGTCCTGGAGGGCGTGGTCACCAACGTCGCCGCGTTCGGCGCCTTCGTCGACATCGGCGTGCACCAGGACGGCCTGGTGCACGTCTCCGCGCTGTCGAGGAACTTCGTCAAGGACCCGCGCGAGGTGGTCAAGCCCGGCGACATCGTCCGCGCCAAGGTCACCGCCGTCGACGTCCAGCGCAAGCGGATCGGCCTCACCCTCCGCCTCGACGACGACACCACCCCCGGCCCGGCCGGCTCCGGCAACCGCCGCGACTCCCGCCCGCCCCGCCAGGACCGCCAGGGCCGCCCGGACCGCTCGGACCGCCGCTCCGGCGGCAACCCGCCGCCCGCCCCCGGCAACTCCGCCATGGCCGACGCCCTCCGCCGCGCGGGCCTGGGCAAGTAG
- a CDS encoding glycosyltransferase 87 family protein: MVAQAPAPAVRTPARPVRWNRPATWPREVLALAAYWVASRVVMIGLIRSGRTEPAIEVHRLYQGWYQVLRTGTFPVDDVTWQYPPGAALPMLAPGLLPFLSYLQAFVLIVLVADAVVQAALLAAGRGPGRSDWGAWAWALALPLLLGLPYGRYDLPATALAVGALLLLPSRPRLGGVLAGIGAMVKVWPALTLLGTPRGRTTRQAWTAAAVSALALLLVFVAFFDHTLDFLHAQRGRGVEIESLGGSVLQVARQFGWSGRVEQHYGSFEFLGRYVHRISQLSLLLTVAAFGWLLLWRVRARRWTAATPYDAALTAVLLFTVTSRVISPQYLVWLIGLGAVCLTVECTTQRPVAFLLLPAVGVTTVDYPLFFDSMQAGGWWPTAVILLRNGLLLAASLWSAARLWRATVSPAPEPRPADRAHGDPRPDPDPDPVPAA, from the coding sequence ATGGTGGCGCAGGCCCCCGCCCCGGCCGTCCGGACTCCCGCCCGACCGGTCCGCTGGAACCGCCCCGCCACCTGGCCCCGCGAGGTGCTCGCCCTCGCCGCGTACTGGGTCGCCAGCCGGGTGGTGATGATCGGCCTGATCCGCTCCGGCCGGACCGAGCCCGCGATCGAGGTGCACCGGCTCTACCAGGGCTGGTACCAGGTGCTGCGCACCGGCACCTTCCCGGTCGACGACGTCACCTGGCAGTACCCGCCCGGCGCGGCGCTGCCGATGCTCGCGCCGGGCCTGCTGCCGTTCCTGAGCTACCTGCAGGCGTTCGTGCTGATCGTGCTGGTGGCCGACGCCGTCGTGCAGGCCGCGCTGCTGGCGGCCGGCCGCGGCCCGGGGCGCTCCGACTGGGGGGCCTGGGCGTGGGCGCTGGCCCTGCCGCTGCTGCTCGGCCTGCCGTACGGGCGCTACGACCTGCCGGCCACCGCGCTGGCGGTCGGCGCGCTGCTGCTGCTCCCGTCCCGGCCGCGGCTCGGCGGGGTGCTGGCCGGGATCGGCGCGATGGTGAAGGTGTGGCCCGCGCTGACCCTGCTGGGCACGCCGCGCGGGCGCACCACCCGGCAGGCGTGGACGGCGGCGGCGGTCTCGGCGCTGGCCCTGCTGCTGGTGTTCGTCGCGTTCTTCGACCACACCCTGGACTTCCTGCACGCCCAGCGCGGCCGGGGCGTGGAGATCGAGTCGCTGGGCGGCAGCGTGCTCCAGGTGGCCCGGCAGTTCGGCTGGTCCGGCCGGGTCGAGCAGCACTACGGCTCGTTCGAGTTCCTCGGCCGGTACGTGCACCGGATCTCGCAGCTCTCGCTGCTGCTGACCGTCGCCGCGTTCGGCTGGCTGCTGCTCTGGCGGGTCCGGGCCCGGCGCTGGACGGCCGCCACCCCGTACGACGCGGCGCTGACCGCGGTGCTGCTGTTCACCGTCACCAGCCGGGTGATCTCCCCGCAGTACCTGGTCTGGCTGATCGGCCTGGGCGCGGTCTGCCTGACCGTGGAGTGCACCACCCAGCGGCCGGTGGCGTTCCTGCTGCTGCCCGCCGTCGGCGTCACCACCGTCGACTACCCGCTGTTCTTCGACTCGATGCAGGCCGGCGGCTGGTGGCCGACCGCCGTGATCCTGCTGCGCAACGGGCTGCTGCTGGCCGCCTCGCTCTGGTCGGCGGCCCGGCTCTGGCGGGCCACCGTCTCGCCCGCGCCCGAACCCCGCCCGGCCGACCGCGCGCACGGCGACCCGCGCCCCGACCCGGACCCGGACCCCGTCCCCGCCGCGTGA
- a CDS encoding PPOX class F420-dependent oxidoreductase — translation MADTALDRLAAGNYLLITSYKKDGSAVPTPVWVVRDGDTLGAWTAAGSWKVKRIRRRGDVLVGPCDVRGNPSGKSLAAHAEIADAATTERYRQLLARKYGLLGRLTLLGSRLRRGRAGTVGITIRLDG, via the coding sequence ATGGCCGACACCGCGCTCGACCGGCTCGCCGCCGGCAACTACCTGCTGATCACCAGCTACAAGAAGGACGGCAGCGCCGTCCCCACCCCGGTCTGGGTGGTCCGGGACGGCGACACCCTCGGCGCGTGGACCGCCGCCGGCTCCTGGAAGGTCAAGCGGATCCGGCGGCGCGGCGACGTCCTGGTCGGCCCGTGCGACGTCCGCGGCAACCCGAGCGGCAAGTCGCTGGCCGCGCACGCCGAGATCGCGGACGCCGCCACCACCGAGCGCTACCGGCAGCTGCTGGCCCGCAAGTACGGCCTGCTCGGCCGGCTCACCCTGCTCGGCAGCCGGCTGCGTCGCGGCAGGGCCGGCACGGTCGGCATCACGATCCGGCTGGACGGCTAG